A window of Grus americana isolate bGruAme1 chromosome 21, bGruAme1.mat, whole genome shotgun sequence contains these coding sequences:
- the WNT4 gene encoding protein Wnt-4, translated as MSPEYFLRSLLLIILATFSANASNWLYLAKLSSVGSISEEETCEKLKGLIQRQVQMCKRNLEVMDSVRRGAQLAIEECQYQFRNRRWNCSTLDTLPVFGKVVTQGTREAAFVYAISSAGVAFAVTRACSSGELDKCGCDRTVQGGSPQGFQWSGCSDNIAYGVAFSQSFVDVRERSKGASSNRALMNLHNNEAGRKAILNNMRVECKCHGVSGSCEFKTCWKAMPPFRKVGNVLKEKFDGATEVEQSEIGSTKVLVPKNSQFKPHTDEDLVYLDSSPDFCDHDLKNGVLGTSGRQCNKTSKAIDGCELMCCGRGFHTDEVEVVERCSCKFHWCCSVKCKPCHRVVEIHTCR; from the exons GTACCTGGCGAAGCTGTCTTCAGTGGGGAGCATCTCCGAGGAGGAGACCTGCGAGAAGCTGAAGGGCTTGATCCAGCGCCAGGTGCAGATGTGCAAGAGGAACCTGGAGGTGATGGACTCGGTGCGGCGTGGAGCCCAGCTGGCCATCGAGGAGTGCCAGTACCAGTTCCGCAACCGCCGCTGGAACTGCTCCACGCTGGACACCCTGCCCGTCTTCGGCAAAGTGGTAACACAAG GGACGCGAGAGGCAGCATTCGTCTATGCCATCTCTTCGGCAGGGGTGGCCTTCGCAGTGACCCGAGCCTGCAGCAGCGGCGAGCTGGACAAGTGTGGATGTGACCGCACGGTGCAGGGGGGCAGCCCACAGG GCTTCCAGTGGTCAGGCTGCTCTGATAACATCGCCTACGGCGTCGCCTTCTCACAGTCCTTCGTCGACGTCCGCGAAAGGAGCAAAGGGGCTTCTTCCAACAGAGCGTTAATGAACCTCCACAACAACGAGGCAGGGAGGAAG GCGATCCTGAACAACATGCGAGTGGAGTGCAAGTGTCACGGCGTGTCAGGCTCGTGTGAGTTCAAGACGTGCTGGAAAGCCATGCCCCCCTTCCGCAAAGTGGGCAATGTCCTGAAGGAAAAATTCGACGGTGCCACAGAGGTCGAGCAGAGCGAGATCGGATCCACCAAAGTGCTGGTGCCCAAAAACTCCCAGTTCAAGCCACACACAGACGAGGACCTCGTCTACCTGGACTCCAGTCCCGACTTCTGTGACCACGACCTCAAGAACGGGGTGCTGGGCACCAGTGGCCGGCAGTGCAACAAGACCTCCAAGGCCATTGATGGCTGCGAGCTGATGTGTTGCGGCCGGGGCTTTCATACGGACGAAGTGGAGGTTGTGGAAAGGTGCAGTTGCAAATTCCACTGGTGCTGCTCCGTCAAGTGCAAACCCTGCCATCGGGTGGTGGAAATCCATACGTGCCGGTGA